The following proteins are encoded in a genomic region of Methanoculleus bourgensis MS2:
- a CDS encoding DUF134 domain-containing protein gives MNEKEPGGGCGRHGRGRGRPRVRRRIREGAAFRCFGPLCGRPGAVVDLLPEEVEALRLVDLAGLEQEEAARALGISRKTLWRDLHEARGKVADALVHGKMIRIAGCGRERGEGCPEDEGDSSL, from the coding sequence ATGAACGAGAAAGAGCCCGGGGGAGGCTGTGGCCGCCACGGGCGGGGGCGAGGACGACCGCGGGTCCGCCGGAGGATCAGGGAAGGCGCGGCCTTCCGCTGTTTCGGCCCCCTCTGCGGGAGGCCCGGCGCGGTTGTCGACCTTCTCCCCGAGGAGGTCGAGGCCCTCCGGCTCGTCGACCTTGCGGGGCTCGAACAGGAAGAGGCCGCCCGTGCCCTTGGCATCTCCAGAAAGACCCTCTGGCGCGACCTCCACGAAGCGCGGGGGAAGGTCGCCGACGCCCTGGTGCACGGGAAGATGATCCGGATCGCCGGGTGCGGCCGCGAGCGGGGGGAGGGCTGCCCGGAAGATGAGGGCGACTCCTCCCTGTAA
- a CDS encoding class I SAM-dependent methyltransferase: MITKKRNLKYRINWRDAREAILRERICGPKLRFDPDITTKAASDFSKRIQEGEYEYGRKTAEIFSNFLNPSSEVLEIGPGPGTVTVPLSKRVKKITAVDLSLRNIAHLEENLREESCDNVEVIHTNWLRTDDEALRDRYDLVFCSHFLWMIPDLEEHLAKMENASRRYCAIVQPAGRGDLVKEVYSRITGREYGGEFEPDGDYFAYAILREWGRLLDVTHFSFTNTMTLEEKVRSTASFIGRFVEVDEGVAERIRDLILPHADEDGMFVETNNVVVMWWEVASPTSS, translated from the coding sequence ATGATCACAAAGAAGCGCAACCTGAAGTACAGAATCAACTGGAGAGATGCGAGGGAAGCCATCCTGCGCGAGCGGATCTGCGGACCAAAACTGCGGTTTGACCCCGACATAACGACAAAAGCTGCCTCTGATTTTTCAAAAAGGATTCAAGAAGGCGAATACGAGTACGGCAGAAAGACCGCAGAAATCTTCTCAAACTTCCTCAATCCATCCTCGGAGGTGCTTGAGATCGGGCCCGGGCCGGGGACGGTCACCGTTCCGCTCTCAAAGCGGGTCAAAAAGATCACCGCCGTTGACCTCTCACTCCGAAACATTGCCCACCTCGAAGAGAACCTGCGTGAAGAATCCTGTGACAACGTCGAGGTGATCCATACAAACTGGCTTCGTACCGATGATGAGGCACTCCGGGACCGCTACGACCTGGTCTTCTGTTCGCACTTTCTCTGGATGATCCCGGACCTTGAAGAACACCTGGCGAAGATGGAGAACGCCTCCAGGAGATACTGTGCCATCGTGCAGCCCGCCGGGAGGGGCGATCTTGTCAAGGAAGTCTATTCCCGGATCACCGGCAGGGAGTATGGCGGCGAATTCGAACCCGACGGCGACTATTTCGCCTACGCCATTCTCAGGGAATGGGGCAGGCTGCTCGACGTCACGCATTTCTCGTTCACCAATACGATGACCCTGGAGGAGAAAGTCCGCTCGACGGCATCCTTCATCGGCCGGTTCGTCGAGGTCGATGAGGGCGTGGCTGAACGCATCCGCGACCTGATCCTCCCGCACGCCGATGAAGACGGTATGTTTGTCGAGACAAACAATGTGGTGGTCATGTGGTGGGAGGTGGCTTCACCCACCTCCAGTTAA
- a CDS encoding DUF5320 domain-containing protein: MPGFDGTGPSGRGPLTGGRRGRCVLPETSAATEEGAAPVLRGVGRGGIPWGCGRGFRGGRARRRW, translated from the coding sequence ATGCCAGGTTTTGATGGAACCGGACCATCCGGCCGTGGCCCCCTGACGGGCGGCCGCCGGGGCCGGTGCGTCCTGCCCGAAACGTCGGCGGCGACGGAAGAAGGCGCCGCACCGGTGCTCCGCGGCGTCGGCCGGGGCGGTATCCCGTGGGGATGCGGCCGCGGCTTCCGCGGCGGCCGGGCACGGCGCCGGTGGTGA